In one Leptospiraceae bacterium genomic region, the following are encoded:
- a CDS encoding DEAD/DEAH box helicase — protein sequence MSKPLIIQSDKTLLLEVDNAEFEECRAIISRFAELEKSPEYLHTYRISPLSLWNAASSAMSADLIIEGMEKYARYSIPKNVVNEIREQISRYGKVKLVKEESGELVIISNEKGFLQEIANHRAVQPFIQERLGNDKIVVKKEYRGHIKQALIKIGFPVEDLAGYDEGNKYGFNLRPVTRDGRKFGMRDYQRASIEVFHAGGRNEGGSGVVVLPCGAGKTIVGMGVMQIIGAETLILVTNTLSIRQWKNEILDKTDIPESDIGEYSGETKEIKPITIATYNILTHRKRKGSDFTHFHIFSANNWGLIVYDEVHLLPAPVFRMTSELQAKRRLGLTATLVREDGLEEDVFSLIGPKKYDVPWKELENKSWIAEAKCVEIRVPMDEDLRLRYSISDDREKFRLASENPEKMTAIQLILERYKESHILIIGQYINQLETIAERFKIPLITGKTPLGERQELYTAFRSGAIKSLVVSKVANFSIDLPDANIAVQVSGTFGSRQEEAQRLGRILRPKQGNNTATFFSLISRDTSEERFGQNRQLFLTEQGYEYEIYTLDQFQETGLLSETDRFPAKAISEPVISGV from the coding sequence ATGAGTAAACCATTGATTATACAGAGTGATAAGACCCTTTTGCTAGAGGTCGATAATGCTGAATTTGAAGAATGTAGAGCAATTATTTCCCGCTTTGCAGAGTTAGAAAAAAGTCCAGAATATTTACATACATATAGAATTTCCCCCTTGTCTTTGTGGAATGCGGCGTCTTCTGCGATGTCTGCTGATTTAATTATTGAAGGAATGGAAAAATATGCACGTTATTCGATTCCGAAAAACGTTGTAAATGAAATTCGCGAGCAGATTAGCCGTTACGGCAAAGTAAAATTAGTAAAAGAAGAAAGCGGCGAGTTAGTTATTATCTCCAACGAAAAAGGTTTCTTACAAGAAATCGCAAACCATAGAGCAGTGCAACCTTTCATCCAAGAGCGACTTGGCAACGATAAGATCGTAGTCAAAAAAGAATACCGTGGTCATATCAAGCAAGCCTTGATTAAAATTGGATTTCCTGTTGAGGATTTAGCAGGATATGATGAAGGAAACAAATACGGATTCAACCTACGCCCTGTTACCCGCGATGGTAGAAAATTTGGTATGCGCGATTACCAACGTGCTTCTATCGAAGTGTTTCATGCAGGCGGAAGAAATGAAGGCGGCTCCGGAGTAGTAGTATTACCCTGCGGTGCGGGAAAGACTATTGTTGGAATGGGTGTAATGCAAATCATTGGAGCAGAGACTTTAATTCTTGTAACCAATACACTTTCTATTCGTCAGTGGAAAAATGAAATCCTGGATAAGACTGATATACCCGAATCTGACATCGGCGAATACTCCGGCGAAACAAAAGAAATCAAACCAATTACAATTGCGACTTACAACATTTTGACGCACCGTAAGAGGAAGGGATCTGACTTCACTCACTTTCATATCTTCAGTGCAAACAACTGGGGACTGATTGTATATGATGAGGTGCATTTACTTCCTGCTCCCGTATTTCGTATGACGTCTGAATTACAGGCAAAACGTCGCCTGGGGCTAACGGCTACACTTGTAAGAGAAGATGGACTAGAAGAAGATGTATTTAGTTTAATTGGTCCAAAGAAGTATGATGTTCCATGGAAAGAATTAGAAAATAAATCCTGGATTGCAGAAGCGAAATGTGTTGAGATTCGTGTGCCAATGGATGAAGATTTACGTTTGCGTTATTCTATTTCCGATGACCGCGAAAAATTCCGATTAGCCTCTGAGAATCCAGAAAAGATGACAGCGATTCAATTGATTCTTGAGCGTTATAAAGAATCTCATATTCTAATCATTGGTCAATACATTAACCAATTAGAAACCATTGCGGAAAGATTTAAAATTCCTCTCATTACCGGTAAAACTCCGTTAGGTGAAAGACAGGAGCTTTACACAGCGTTTAGGTCTGGTGCAATTAAGTCGCTTGTAGTAAGTAAGGTAGCTAACTTTTCCATTGACTTACCGGATGCTAATATTGCAGTTCAGGTATCCGGAACGTTTGGTTCTAGACAAGAAGAGGCACAGCGGCTAGGTCGTATTTTGCGTCCGAAACAGGGAAATAATACCGCGACTTTCTTTTCTTTGATTTCGCGTGATACAAGTGAAGAAAGATTTGGACAAAACCGCCAGTTGTTTTTAACAGAGCAGGGCTATGAGTATGAAATCTATACCCTCGATCAGTTTCAAGAAACGGGACTTTTGAGTGAAACAGATCGCTTTCCGGCAAAAGCAATTTCAGAGCCTGTAATAAGCGGGGTTTAA
- a CDS encoding SH3 domain-containing protein has product MDFFKIILVFCFSIHCNQPTKEPITLTQPNKVKYVFAAAGLRLREAPDLKSKNIIALPYGSEVEILRKTGIALSLDAYTSGEWAEVKWKDKTGYAFDGYFLDKREFARFDKVFQFVKRKLSEKQKEYGFSYKYQIDKNWDTSRIQFNQKKSNSRFTVYTFMPEKYSDRDHCNFYMSSTCINIILDDKDNIVFTDLDIDQIGTMDYMDEEIVRFGYDGGEGDNCSQGGVDISFIYVFKSKTFIKREISVGSVCDDESCDHSGSNSHCKKWKDFRKETYSVSEPTAKIKEYFKRTKESEKK; this is encoded by the coding sequence ATGGATTTTTTCAAAATCATTTTAGTCTTTTGCTTTTCCATTCACTGTAATCAACCAACAAAAGAACCTATAACTCTAACCCAACCAAACAAAGTCAAATATGTATTTGCCGCAGCAGGGCTTAGGCTTAGAGAAGCACCTGATTTAAAATCCAAGAATATTATTGCGCTTCCATATGGATCAGAAGTTGAGATACTTCGCAAAACCGGAATTGCACTTTCTCTAGATGCTTATACTTCTGGTGAATGGGCGGAAGTCAAGTGGAAGGATAAGACCGGTTATGCGTTTGATGGGTATTTTCTGGATAAGAGAGAGTTTGCGCGGTTTGATAAGGTGTTTCAGTTTGTTAAGAGGAAATTGTCCGAAAAACAAAAAGAATATGGTTTCTCATATAAATATCAAATTGATAAAAACTGGGATACGTCCCGAATTCAATTTAATCAAAAGAAATCAAATTCTAGATTTACTGTTTATACATTTATGCCCGAAAAATATTCAGATAGAGACCATTGTAATTTCTATATGTCTTCAACTTGTATAAACATTATTTTAGATGATAAGGATAATATCGTTTTTACTGATTTAGATATTGATCAAATCGGAACAATGGATTATATGGATGAAGAAATTGTAAGATTTGGATATGATGGAGGGGAAGGCGATAATTGTAGTCAAGGGGGAGTTGACATATCTTTTATTTATGTTTTTAAATCTAAAACTTTTATAAAAAGGGAAATTAGCGTGGGTAGCGTATGCGATGACGAATCTTGCGATCATTCAGGTTCTAATTCGCATTGTAAAAAATGGAAGGATTTTAGAAAGGAAACGTATTCAGTGTCTGAGCCGACTGCAAAAATAAAAGAATACTTCAAAAGAACAAAAGAATCAGAGAAGAAGTAA
- a CDS encoding FecR domain-containing protein, which yields MESAGHKKVKLVSLVIGINLLFLPLVNCKKEEGKVADTVSKPTLSGVVLFVVGDVQSGTKKIKTGDVILENESVKTGKNSACDLQIKDSDAGIVMRMKSESSFQLKTIAVNGKQVPSTVVSIGTAMVNVSGKLKSGENFQVVTPTQTAGVRGTKFEVNVSKDGSTTLSVTEGKVASRVRIPEAEELPIEVQEKSLTISTINKKIEAQEQIIEAGQKTSVTKTQTDKILKETGLGESIKQINLNLQSKLSNEEVQKAVATIDKDNQVAGKENPVIEKSLKDNGTLKVENTKNGEVETKLKEYAELIAIEKQKLESGNSVTVAGAVKERNAKSEDALLKRIEQITGKSLQTLILKSGKKVKGVIFLESNLYYVLTTDGQETYKEEEVDSIEL from the coding sequence ATGGAAAGTGCAGGACATAAAAAAGTGAAATTGGTAAGCTTGGTGATAGGAATCAATCTTCTCTTTTTGCCGCTAGTAAATTGCAAAAAGGAAGAAGGAAAAGTTGCGGATACTGTGAGTAAACCGACACTCTCCGGTGTTGTTCTATTCGTAGTTGGAGATGTGCAAAGTGGAACAAAGAAGATAAAAACAGGTGATGTTATTTTGGAAAATGAATCTGTTAAAACAGGTAAGAATTCGGCTTGTGATCTTCAAATCAAAGATTCAGATGCTGGCATCGTTATGCGTATGAAATCAGAATCGAGCTTCCAATTAAAGACGATTGCGGTTAATGGCAAACAAGTTCCAAGCACTGTAGTTAGCATTGGAACAGCGATGGTGAATGTTTCTGGCAAACTAAAAAGCGGAGAGAATTTTCAAGTTGTAACACCTACACAAACTGCTGGTGTTCGAGGAACAAAGTTTGAAGTAAATGTATCAAAGGATGGTTCTACAACACTTTCCGTAACAGAGGGTAAGGTCGCCTCTAGAGTGAGAATTCCAGAAGCAGAAGAGCTTCCTATTGAAGTGCAAGAAAAAAGTCTAACGATTAGCACTATCAATAAAAAAATCGAAGCGCAAGAGCAAATCATTGAAGCCGGTCAAAAAACATCTGTGACAAAAACACAAACAGATAAAATCTTAAAAGAAACAGGACTCGGTGAATCAATCAAGCAAATCAATCTTAACCTCCAATCAAAACTTAGCAATGAAGAAGTTCAAAAAGCTGTTGCGACCATTGACAAAGATAATCAAGTTGCAGGAAAAGAAAATCCTGTAATCGAAAAGTCTTTAAAGGACAATGGAACTTTGAAAGTAGAGAATACGAAGAATGGCGAAGTAGAAACAAAGCTTAAAGAATACGCCGAGTTGATTGCGATTGAAAAACAAAAACTCGAATCTGGAAATTCCGTAACAGTAGCAGGAGCAGTAAAGGAAAGAAATGCAAAGAGCGAAGATGCACTTCTTAAAAGAATCGAGCAAATAACCGGTAAGAGTTTACAGACCTTAATCTTAAAGTCTGGAAAGAAAGTCAAAGGGGTAATATTTCTTGAGAGTAATCTGTATTATGTTCTAACAACAGATGGTCAGGAAACATACAAAGAAGAAGAAGTAGATTCAATCGAATTGTAG
- a CDS encoding serine/threonine-protein phosphatase has product MIIKASYITNYGNFRIKNEDSLLVQDEIVYEKNMEEPENKILESKKVILCVADGMGGHLGGELASRSVLSFVRDNFMKIYNARTIKKILLKSKNILNTIASETRSYGLGTTVSGMLLKDKKGIIFNCGDSRVYRVQKMYLERLTIDHSVVQAMYNSGLIDEEEMRTHPNKNLLTSAIIGDYSQNHPVIAMKEIAIKEGDQFFICTDGLWESMSVEELTELFFSCENQDERALKLNQLSLHNGGKDNITMILFEILEL; this is encoded by the coding sequence ATGATAATAAAAGCCAGTTATATAACAAACTACGGGAATTTTAGGATTAAGAACGAAGACAGCCTCCTTGTCCAAGATGAGATTGTGTATGAAAAAAATATGGAGGAGCCTGAAAATAAAATCTTAGAATCTAAAAAAGTAATTCTATGCGTTGCAGATGGAATGGGCGGTCATCTCGGAGGAGAGCTTGCTAGTCGCAGTGTGCTTTCTTTTGTGCGGGATAACTTTATGAAAATCTACAACGCACGCACAATCAAAAAGATTCTTCTAAAATCTAAAAATATTCTAAACACAATAGCCAGCGAAACTCGCTCGTATGGTTTAGGCACTACCGTTTCTGGAATGCTTCTAAAGGACAAAAAAGGAATTATATTTAATTGCGGAGACAGCCGTGTTTACCGCGTGCAAAAAATGTATCTTGAGCGGCTAACAATAGATCACTCCGTTGTCCAAGCTATGTATAATTCCGGTTTAATTGATGAAGAAGAAATGAGGACTCATCCAAATAAAAATCTTTTGACCTCAGCGATTATTGGTGATTATTCACAGAATCATCCAGTCATTGCAATGAAAGAAATTGCTATCAAAGAAGGAGACCAGTTTTTTATTTGCACAGATGGTCTCTGGGAGAGTATGAGTGTAGAGGAGCTAACAGAATTATTCTTCTCTTGCGAAAATCAAGACGAGAGAGCCTTAAAACTAAATCAACTCTCTCTTCACAACGGCGGGAAAGATAATATCACGATGATACTCTTTGAGATATTGGAGCTTTGA
- a CDS encoding MBL fold metallo-hydrolase, with protein sequence MKLYGTRGSIASPLSNSAYQEKVLEILGLFAAKQIKSQEEVNNFFDTLPEYLKYTSGGDTTCISVTSDAGKVFMVDCGTGARNLGDELIRTEFGKGKGVLELFFTHTHWDHIQGLPFFKPVYIPGNQINFHSPYNDLEARLIQQQVKEFFPMPFHGTASTKKFRTIQRGEPITYDTMTIDFYPLKHPGGSYAYKFTENGKTFIFATDAEFTGDDMDLIRSMAPFFNGADMLVLDCQYTLDESFAKFDWGHTSYTMAVNCATIWNIKTLVMTHHEPAYNDKKIYEIYEDAKLHKTYLEGSPLDIILAREGLVLDL encoded by the coding sequence ATAAAACTTTATGGAACAAGAGGCTCAATAGCCTCACCGCTCAGTAATAGTGCTTACCAAGAAAAAGTATTAGAGATTCTTGGGTTATTCGCGGCTAAGCAAATTAAATCTCAAGAAGAAGTGAACAACTTTTTTGATACACTACCAGAATATCTAAAATACACCAGCGGTGGGGATACTACTTGTATATCTGTCACATCGGATGCAGGCAAGGTATTCATGGTGGATTGTGGAACGGGGGCAAGAAATTTGGGTGACGAACTCATTCGCACTGAATTTGGTAAAGGAAAAGGAGTTTTAGAACTTTTTTTCACCCACACTCATTGGGATCATATCCAGGGTTTGCCCTTTTTTAAACCTGTCTATATCCCAGGAAATCAAATCAATTTTCATTCTCCGTACAATGACCTAGAAGCAAGACTCATCCAACAGCAGGTAAAGGAATTTTTCCCAATGCCGTTTCATGGAACTGCTTCAACAAAAAAATTTCGCACAATACAACGTGGCGAGCCTATTACATACGACACGATGACTATAGACTTCTACCCACTAAAACATCCCGGTGGCTCTTACGCATATAAGTTTACTGAAAACGGTAAAACTTTCATCTTTGCTACGGATGCTGAGTTCACTGGGGATGATATGGATTTAATTCGTTCTATGGCACCCTTCTTCAATGGAGCGGACATGCTTGTTTTAGATTGTCAATACACACTAGATGAATCTTTTGCTAAGTTTGATTGGGGGCATACTTCCTACACAATGGCAGTGAATTGTGCTACCATTTGGAACATTAAGACTTTAGTTATGACGCATCATGAGCCCGCTTACAATGATAAAAAAATCTATGAAATCTACGAAGATGCTAAGTTACACAAGACCTATCTAGAAGGTAGTCCTCTTGATATTATTCTTGCTAGAGAAGGATTAGTTTTAGATTTATAG
- the lmtA gene encoding lipid A Kdo2 1-phosphate O-methyltransferase: MALIEEFEKQGAFLFRWRSYVPSVILVLSFFFIPFYRYPNSDYNQHLIYLGVCFLVSLFGLFIRCFTIGYAPEKTSGRNTTKQVAETVNQTGIYSLIRHPLYVGNFFMFAGIALLTKSLSFVLIFFFIYWFYYERIMFTEEQFLRGKFAAKYLQWANRTPALIPRFSEYKKPEVSFSVRNILKREYPSLFGIILMFVLYDIMIVYFNEPALFEQGFPGFLKPIQIYAAISGIVFYVVVRIIVKFTKLLHVEGR; this comes from the coding sequence ATGGCATTAATTGAAGAGTTTGAAAAGCAGGGTGCATTTTTATTTCGTTGGAGGTCTTATGTGCCTTCGGTGATTTTGGTTTTATCTTTTTTCTTTATTCCGTTTTATCGTTATCCGAATAGCGATTACAATCAACATTTGATTTATTTAGGTGTTTGTTTTTTGGTGAGTCTATTTGGACTTTTTATTCGTTGTTTTACAATCGGTTATGCGCCTGAAAAAACTTCCGGTCGTAATACCACAAAGCAAGTAGCAGAGACTGTAAACCAAACCGGAATCTATTCTCTCATACGTCACCCGCTATACGTAGGAAATTTTTTCATGTTTGCAGGAATTGCACTGCTCACAAAAAGTCTTTCTTTTGTTTTGATTTTCTTTTTTATCTATTGGTTTTATTACGAGAGAATCATGTTCACTGAAGAACAATTCCTTCGCGGTAAGTTTGCTGCCAAATACTTACAGTGGGCAAATCGCACTCCTGCACTGATTCCTAGATTTTCGGAATATAAAAAACCAGAAGTGAGTTTTTCCGTTCGTAATATTTTAAAACGCGAGTATCCGAGTCTATTTGGCATTATCCTCATGTTTGTTCTCTACGATATTATGATTGTATACTTCAACGAGCCTGCTTTATTCGAACAAGGCTTTCCTGGATTTCTAAAACCAATTCAGATATACGCTGCTATATCTGGAATTGTATTTTATGTTGTCGTTAGAATTATTGTGAAGTTTACTAAGTTGTTACATGTAGAGGGGCGTTAA
- a CDS encoding immunity 53 family protein translates to MNNVDWLSSWYRKECNGDWEHTYGISIQTLDNPGWSVRIDLLDTSFENLEMLPDSKEISESDWYAIKIKDKKFQAAGDPTKLDFLLGKFRELVLK, encoded by the coding sequence CTGAATAATGTTGACTGGCTTTCTAGTTGGTATAGGAAAGAATGCAACGGGGACTGGGAGCATACATACGGTATTTCCATTCAGACTCTCGATAATCCTGGATGGAGTGTTCGAATTGATTTGCTTGATACAAGTTTTGAAAATTTGGAAATGCTTCCTGATTCAAAAGAAATTTCTGAATCCGATTGGTATGCAATAAAAATAAAGGATAAAAAATTCCAAGCAGCAGGGGATCCGACTAAACTTGATTTTCTACTTGGAAAATTTCGTGAACTTGTCTTGAAATAA
- a CDS encoding 1-acyl-sn-glycerol-3-phosphate acyltransferase encodes MSTESFIPPIHNYPLMWFMDSALKTLMKGINNVDEIVITEHDKEMLKKFKDERLIYISNHPSTKEPPISYLVGNYMYSRFHYMASREVFDWGNGAVGNLIRNMGGFSVIAGASDRESLKTTRAILSKPGGKLVLFPEGEPTGAENDNLLPFQAGVSQLGFWGYEDAIKLDSSADITVLPAFVKYRLNGTKEEIRRDVDKSLAIMEKRLGISKQGKDIVHRLLSIGKRLVERAEKQFAIAPDEKQTFDYRIGRLRHRILDTVADTVGLKKYNKEDHAIDKLRKILSTFEMVFVGVPDPKGELPSLNKAKWGRKYCQRAYDFISIKTDYLTSLPSAERIYEWIYRFESELIGYTIQRPQKAYVHFAPAFKISEYYGAYKKDKKGTVENLTTRLRDEIQKLLDREVQLSERLFPENYIF; translated from the coding sequence ATGTCAACCGAATCATTTATTCCCCCAATACACAATTACCCTCTTATGTGGTTTATGGATAGTGCGCTTAAAACCCTTATGAAAGGTATCAACAACGTCGATGAAATTGTTATTACTGAGCATGATAAGGAAATGCTTAAGAAATTCAAAGACGAGCGATTAATTTACATTTCCAATCACCCTTCGACCAAAGAGCCTCCGATTTCCTATCTGGTTGGAAATTATATGTATTCCCGATTTCATTATATGGCTTCTCGCGAAGTATTTGATTGGGGCAACGGCGCCGTCGGAAATCTAATTCGAAATATGGGAGGTTTTTCTGTCATAGCCGGAGCTTCGGATAGAGAATCATTAAAAACTACAAGAGCAATTCTTTCGAAACCCGGTGGCAAACTTGTATTATTCCCCGAAGGTGAACCAACTGGAGCGGAGAATGACAATTTACTCCCGTTTCAAGCTGGAGTCTCACAACTTGGATTTTGGGGATACGAAGATGCTATTAAGTTGGATTCTTCTGCTGACATAACAGTATTACCGGCTTTTGTAAAATATAGATTGAATGGAACTAAAGAAGAAATTCGTCGTGATGTAGACAAATCTCTTGCGATTATGGAAAAGCGTTTAGGTATTTCCAAACAGGGCAAAGACATTGTGCATAGGCTTCTTTCTATCGGCAAACGCCTAGTAGAGCGCGCGGAAAAACAATTTGCGATTGCCCCTGACGAAAAGCAAACTTTCGATTACCGCATTGGTCGGCTAAGACATCGTATCCTCGACACTGTAGCAGATACTGTCGGATTAAAAAAATACAACAAAGAAGACCATGCCATTGATAAACTCAGAAAAATTCTATCTACATTTGAAATGGTATTTGTAGGAGTTCCGGATCCCAAGGGAGAACTCCCTTCTCTGAACAAAGCAAAATGGGGACGCAAGTATTGTCAGCGTGCCTATGATTTTATTTCGATTAAGACAGACTATCTGACAAGTCTTCCATCAGCTGAAAGAATTTACGAATGGATCTATCGATTTGAAAGCGAACTCATTGGCTACACAATTCAACGCCCACAAAAGGCATACGTGCATTTTGCGCCAGCGTTTAAGATTTCAGAATACTATGGAGCTTACAAGAAAGACAAAAAAGGAACCGTTGAAAATCTCACGACTAGACTCCGTGACGAAATTCAAAAATTACTCGACAGAGAAGTGCAACTCTCCGAAAGACTCTTTCCGGAGAATTATATATTTTAG